Genomic DNA from Burkholderiales bacterium:
CGGCAGTCCCTGACCGCCCCACCTCGGATCGTTGGCCAGTCCGACCCAACCGCCTTCGCAGAATTTCCGGAACGCTTCCTTGAAACCCGGCGCCGAGATGACGGTATCGCCTTCGAGCCGCGCGCCGACGCGGTCCCCGGCGCGATTGAGCGGATCGAGCACGCCGCCGGCGAACTTGCCCGCTTCTTCGAGGATGGCGTCGACGAGGTCGGCAGTCACCTCCTCGCACCCGGGAAGCACGCAGATCGGATCGAGCCCGATCAGCTCTTTCACCACGAACTTCATGTCCCGGATCGGTGCGGTATAGGTCGACATCGTTGACTCCCAGCGGAAGTGACTGCACTGCAAAGAAACAAAGCCCGGAACCGGCCCCCCGAGGGCACCGATTAGAGGCTTTTGACGAGCTCGGGCACGGCCTCGAACAGATCGGCCACCAGGCCGTAGTCGGCGACCTGGAAGATCGGCGCCTCGGCATCCTTGTTGATCGCGACGATCACTTTGCTGTCCTTCATCCCGGCCAGGTGCTGGATCGCTCCCGAAATTCCCACCGCGATGTAGAGTTCCGGAGCGACGATCTTGCCGGTCTGCCCGACCTGGTAGTCGTTTGGCACGAAACCGGAATCGACCGCGGCGCGCGAGGCGCCCACCGCGGCGCCGAGCTTGTCGGCCAGGTCCTCCAGGATCCGGAAATTCTCGGCACTGCCCATGCCACGCCCGCCGGATACGATGACGCGCGCGGAAGTCAGCTCCGGGCGCACCGACTGCGTGAGCTCCTGCCCCACCAGCGAGGACAGCCCCGGGTCCGCGGCGGGCGCGATGGATTCGACCTTTGCATCGCCCCCCAGCGGGGCGGCATCGAAACCGGTGGCGCGCACGGTAATGACCTTGATGGGGTCGAGCGCCTGAACGGTGGCGAGCGCGTTTCCGGCATAGATCGGGCGAACGAAGGTGTCTGGCGATTCCACCTTCACGATGTCCGAGACCTGCGCCACGTCGAGCAGCGCGGCGATTCTGGGCATGAGGTTCTTGCCAAAGCTCGTGGCCGGGGCGAGAACGTGGCTGTAGCTCCTGGCCAGAGGAACCACCAGCGCGGCGAGATTCTCCGCCAGCGGGTGCGCGTAATGCGGCGCGTCGCACACCAGTACCATGGCTGCGCCCGAGATCTTCGCCGCGGACTGCGCCGCGGCCGCGCACCGGTGACCGGCCACCAGAACGTGAATTTCTCCGCCGATCTGCCGGCCCGCCGTCACGGTATTGAGGACGGCGGGCTTGACCGACGCGTTGTCGTGCTCCGCAATGACCAGGATGGGCATCAGATGACCTTTGCCTCGTTACGCAGCTTGTCGATCAGCTCGGCGACGCTCTTGACCTGCTTGCCGGCACCGCGCTTGGGCGGCTCGGCGACTCTCAGCGTCTTGAGCCGCGGTGCGATCTCCACGCCGAGCGCTTCGGCACTCAGCGTCTCGAGCGGCTTCTTCTTCGCCTTCATGATGTTGGGAAGGGTCACATAGCGCGGCTCGTTGAGCCGCAAGTCGGTCGTCACCACGGCCGGCAAGCGGATGACCAAGGTCTCCAACCCGCCGTCCACTTCACGGGTCACCCGGGCGGAGTCGCCCTCGACCTGGAGCTTCGACGCAAATGTCGCCTGTGCCCAGCCCAGCAGCGCTGCCAGCATCTGCCCGGTTTGGTTCGAATCGTCGTCGATCGCCTGCTTGCCCATGATGACGAGCTTCGGCTGCTCCCTGACCGCCACGGCCTTCAGAATCTTCGCCGCGGCGAGCGGCTGGATCTCCGCGCCGCTTTCGACCAGGATCGCGCGGTCGGCACCGATGGCCAGGGCGGTGCGCAGGGTTTCCTGACACGCCGCGGGCCCGATCGACACCGCGACGATCTCCGTCGCCGCGCCGGCTTCCTTCAGGCGCACCGCCTCCTCCACGGCGATCTCGTCGAAGGGGTTCATGGACATCTTGACGTTGGCGGTCTCCACGCCCGACCCGTCGGACTTCACGCGCACCTTCACGTTGTAGTCCACCACGCGTTTGACCGGAACCAGTACTTTCATTTCGCGGCCTTGGAATGCTCGGTTGGAAAGGTGCGGATTTTAGCGCAGCGCAGCACTGCGTTTGACCGCAAACACACGCAGCCGCAGAGAAATTCGACGCGGGTTTGCCGGGAAAGCGAAGTCGAGTAGCCAGGAAGCGTTGAGCCTTCGCATCTCGATTCCTGGCGCTGTTTCTGGACCCTTTCCCCGTGCCTCCGTAATCAAGCCGTTTTCGCCCGCTCGCGCAGGAGGTTTTTCTGGATCTTTCCGGTGGAGGTCTTGGGCAGCGAGCCGAACACGACCTTCTTGGGGCACTTGTAATGCGCCAGACGCTCGCGGCAGAAGGCGATGATGTCCTGCTCGCTGACTCGCGGGGCATCGGGCTTCAGGGTCACGAACGCGCAGGGAACCTCTCCCCATTTCTCGTCCGGTCGAGCGACAACCGCGGCTTCGAGGACTGCGGGGTGCCGGTAGATGACATCCTCCACTTCGATCGTGGAGATGTTCTCACCACCGGAGATGATGATGTCCTTGGACCGGTCCTTGATCTTGACGTAACCGTCCGGGTCGACCACCGCCAGGTCCCCGGTATGGAACCAGCCGCCCGCGAAGGCCTCTTGCGTGGCTTGCGGGTTGTTCAGGTAACCCTTCATCGTGATGTTGCCGCGAAAGAAAATCTCCCCCATGGTCTGTCCGTCGCGCGGCACCGGCTGCAAAGTCTCGGGATCGAGGACTTCCATCGCTTCCTGCAGCACGTAGCGAACGCCCTGCCGGCCGTTGAGCGCGGCGCGCTGCTCCAGGGGCAACTGCGCCCATTCCGGGTGTTTCGCGCATACCGACGCCGGCCCGTAGACCTCGGTAAGCCCGTAGACGTGCGTCAACTCCACGCCGATGCGCTCGGCACCCTCGATCACCGCCTGGGGCGGCGCAGCGCCGGCGATCATCGCGTGCAGCCTGTGGCTGATTCCCGCCCGCAGCGCGGCAGGGGCGTTGATCAGCATGTTGTGCACCACCGGAGCGCCGCAGAAATGCGTGACCTGGTGGCGGCGGATCAGATCGAAAATCAGCGCGGCATCGACCTTGCGCAGGCACACGCTGACGCCCGCCACCGCCGCCAGGCTCCATGGAAAACACCAGCCGTTGCAGTGAAACATCGGCAGGGTCCACAGATAGACCGGGAAGTGCGGCATCGCCCAGGTGACGATATTGGACAGGGCATTCAGATAGGCGCCGCGGTGATGCGTCACCACCCCTTTGGGATTCCCGGTGGTGCCTGAGGTGTATGACAGCGCGATGGCGTCCCATTCGTCGTCCGGCAGACGCCACGAAAACCCGGGATCACCGCCGCCCAGGAATGCCTCGTAATCCATCTCGCCCAGACGTTCACCCCCGGGTCCGAGGGGATCGACGATGTCGATCACCAGCGGCGGCGTCGTGAGCCTGCGCAGCGCCCGCGAGACGGTCGGAGCGAACTCGGTATCGGTGATCAATACCTTGGCCTCCCCATGGCCGAGCATGAAGGCGATTGCCTCGGGATCGAGCCGGGTGTTCAGCGTGTTGATGACCGCGCCAGCCATCGGAATGCCGTAATGCGCCTCGAACATGGCGGGCACGTTCGGTGCCATCACCGCCACCGTATCGCCAACCCCCACGCCGCGTTGCGACAGCGCCGAGGCCAGGCGCCGGCAGCGTGCGTAGACCTCGGCCCAGGTCGTGCACTGGTCCCCATGGATCACCGCAGGGCGGCGTGGGTAGACATCGGCGGCCCAGGTCAGAAAGGACAACGGGGACAGCGGCACGTAATTGGCCGGGTTCTTGTCCAGCCCGACGCTGTAGGGATTGACGCGGTGGTTGGTGCTCATGGGCGGTCGAGGTGCGTGGCAGGCCGGTGGCCGAGTTCGGGTGCTGAGCAAGGCAGCAATGATAGCCGGCGCGCTCCTGCCGGGAGCGGCGCAGCCGAAGCAGTTTGGAAATCTAGAAATAGACGCAAATTCCAGCTAAAACTGGTTGACATCACTAAGAAAAGTGGTTGCTAGAACACGCCCAATTGGTGTTAAGATTCCACATTAGGTTCCGCTCTTAAGCGGTCGAATTGGCGAGAATGGACTCCAAATGGTAGCCGCGAGGGCCTACCCGTGATGGTCGAGCGTTCCAACCGCACGTTCATCTGCAGCGTGCTATTCCTCGACATCGTCGAGTACTCGCGCAAGCCGGTCGCGGAGCAGATCCAGCTGAAGGATCGCTTCAACGCGCTCATCGCCGACGCGATTCGCGACATCGCCCCGGCCGACCGCATCATTCTGGATACCGGCGACGGCGTCGCTATCAGCTTCCTGGGTGACCCGGAGGACGCATTGTTCGTGGCCATGAGCCTGCGCGACGCCTTCGCCCCGGAGCCCGACGCGCCGCCTCGCTTCCCTGCCCGGATCGGGGTCAACCTGGGTCCAGTGCGCCTGGTCAAGGATCTGAACGGCCAGCCCAACATCATCGGCGATGGAATCAACGTCGCACAGCGCGTCATGGGCTTCGCGAAGCCCGGCCAGATCCTGGTCTCCCGTTCCTACTACGAGGTCGTGTCCCATATCTCCGAGGGATACGGCCAGCTGTTCCAGTACGAGGGCTCGCGGACCGACAAGCACGTGCGGGAACACGAGGTCTACAGCGTCGGC
This window encodes:
- a CDS encoding acyl-CoA synthetase translates to MSTNHRVNPYSVGLDKNPANYVPLSPLSFLTWAADVYPRRPAVIHGDQCTTWAEVYARCRRLASALSQRGVGVGDTVAVMAPNVPAMFEAHYGIPMAGAVINTLNTRLDPEAIAFMLGHGEAKVLITDTEFAPTVSRALRRLTTPPLVIDIVDPLGPGGERLGEMDYEAFLGGGDPGFSWRLPDDEWDAIALSYTSGTTGNPKGVVTHHRGAYLNALSNIVTWAMPHFPVYLWTLPMFHCNGWCFPWSLAAVAGVSVCLRKVDAALIFDLIRRHQVTHFCGAPVVHNMLINAPAALRAGISHRLHAMIAGAAPPQAVIEGAERIGVELTHVYGLTEVYGPASVCAKHPEWAQLPLEQRAALNGRQGVRYVLQEAMEVLDPETLQPVPRDGQTMGEIFFRGNITMKGYLNNPQATQEAFAGGWFHTGDLAVVDPDGYVKIKDRSKDIIISGGENISTIEVEDVIYRHPAVLEAAVVARPDEKWGEVPCAFVTLKPDAPRVSEQDIIAFCRERLAHYKCPKKVVFGSLPKTSTGKIQKNLLRERAKTA
- a CDS encoding electron transfer flavoprotein subunit beta/FixA family protein — protein: MKVLVPVKRVVDYNVKVRVKSDGSGVETANVKMSMNPFDEIAVEEAVRLKEAGAATEIVAVSIGPAACQETLRTALAIGADRAILVESGAEIQPLAAAKILKAVAVREQPKLVIMGKQAIDDDSNQTGQMLAALLGWAQATFASKLQVEGDSARVTREVDGGLETLVIRLPAVVTTDLRLNEPRYVTLPNIMKAKKKPLETLSAEALGVEIAPRLKTLRVAEPPKRGAGKQVKSVAELIDKLRNEAKVI
- a CDS encoding FAD-binding protein, whose product is MPILVIAEHDNASVKPAVLNTVTAGRQIGGEIHVLVAGHRCAAAAQSAAKISGAAMVLVCDAPHYAHPLAENLAALVVPLARSYSHVLAPATSFGKNLMPRIAALLDVAQVSDIVKVESPDTFVRPIYAGNALATVQALDPIKVITVRATGFDAAPLGGDAKVESIAPAADPGLSSLVGQELTQSVRPELTSARVIVSGGRGMGSAENFRILEDLADKLGAAVGASRAAVDSGFVPNDYQVGQTGKIVAPELYIAVGISGAIQHLAGMKDSKVIVAINKDAEAPIFQVADYGLVADLFEAVPELVKSL